In the genome of Xanthomonas translucens pv. cerealis, one region contains:
- a CDS encoding Dps family protein, whose product MAKSKTPGKTKRPTKQAASTTPLAALAPSAPNIDIGISGSDRKKIADGLSHFMADAFTLYLKTHNFHWNVTGSMFNSLHLMFETQYTEQWAALDDVAERIRALGFNAPGSYKEFAALTSIPEEPGLSDSADWREMVRQLVVGNEALCRTARKALKTADDAGDDPSVDMLTQRLQTHEKYAWMLRSLLQ is encoded by the coding sequence ATGGCCAAGAGCAAGACCCCCGGCAAGACCAAGCGCCCCACCAAGCAGGCAGCGTCCACCACGCCGCTGGCCGCGCTGGCGCCGTCCGCGCCCAACATCGATATCGGGATCAGCGGCAGCGACCGCAAGAAGATCGCCGACGGCCTGTCGCACTTCATGGCCGACGCGTTCACCCTGTACCTGAAGACCCACAACTTCCACTGGAACGTGACCGGGTCGATGTTCAACTCGCTGCACCTGATGTTCGAGACCCAGTACACCGAGCAGTGGGCGGCGCTGGACGACGTCGCCGAGCGCATCCGCGCGCTGGGCTTCAACGCGCCGGGCTCGTACAAGGAATTCGCCGCGCTGACCTCGATTCCGGAAGAGCCGGGCCTGAGCGACAGCGCCGACTGGCGCGAGATGGTGCGCCAGCTGGTGGTCGGCAACGAGGCGCTGTGCCGCACCGCGCGCAAGGCGCTGAAGACCGCCGACGATGCCGGCGACGACCCGTCGGTGGACATGCTGACCCAGCGCCTGCAGACCCACGAGAAGTACGCGTGGATGCTGCGTTCCTTGCTGCAGTAA
- a CDS encoding chloride channel protein, with protein sequence MNLRQPPRPGLADASHSLADALRRRLRASDVWFIALALLVGLLAGLLTLLQSGLAHGAQAWLYGLDVDARLSALPELSLGQLLVLPLGGLLVGLLGMAARARKRQLIDAVEANALYGGRMSMRDNLIVSAQTLLSNGCGASVGLEAAYTQMGAGSGSHLGRILRLRRTDIRTLVGAGAGAAIAAAFGAPLAGAFYAFEIVIGAYSPSALAPVAVASLGAVFVAQAAGVQPYLLPASAASALEARDYVLYALLGVICALLAVAVMRLVGAIEQAVNRSPLPRWARPVAGGLMLIPLALITPQVLSSGHGALHLDLTSPTSLQWLGVLLLLKCLASGISLGFGFRGGLFFASLFMGSLVGGLFAGLLNLGTGMALVDGTAASLAGMAALAAAVVGAPMTMAMLVLEGTHDFVLASAVMVAVLVANTIVRQVFGYSFSTWRLHLRGETIKSARDVGWVKHLSAGRMMRQDVHPLAAGTSVAEFRRCFPLGSGARVVLEDEHGRYAGLVTLAAAYADGVNADAPIADYAGNRDVALSADTDVVTAMRQFDLTQSDELAVVDAHGKVLGVLTESFVRKRYAEELDKRQRELMGERVDD encoded by the coding sequence GTGAACCTGCGCCAGCCGCCGCGGCCGGGCCTGGCCGACGCCTCGCACAGCCTCGCCGACGCGCTGCGCCGGCGCTTGCGCGCCAGCGATGTCTGGTTCATCGCGCTGGCGCTGCTGGTCGGCCTGCTCGCCGGCCTGCTGACCCTGCTGCAGAGCGGCCTGGCGCATGGCGCGCAGGCCTGGCTGTACGGCCTGGACGTGGATGCCCGGCTCAGCGCGCTGCCGGAGTTGAGCCTGGGCCAGTTGCTGGTGCTGCCGCTGGGCGGGCTGCTGGTCGGCCTGCTCGGCATGGCCGCGCGCGCGCGCAAGCGCCAGCTGATCGATGCGGTCGAAGCCAATGCGCTGTACGGCGGACGCATGTCGATGCGCGACAACCTGATCGTCTCCGCGCAGACCCTGCTGTCCAACGGCTGCGGCGCCTCGGTGGGGCTGGAGGCGGCCTACACACAGATGGGCGCGGGCAGCGGCTCGCACCTGGGGCGGATCCTGCGCCTGCGCCGCACCGACATCCGCACCCTGGTCGGCGCCGGCGCCGGCGCGGCCATCGCCGCCGCGTTCGGCGCGCCGCTGGCCGGGGCGTTCTATGCGTTCGAGATCGTGATCGGCGCGTACTCGCCGTCGGCGCTGGCGCCGGTGGCGGTGGCCTCGCTGGGCGCGGTGTTCGTGGCCCAGGCCGCCGGCGTGCAGCCGTATCTGCTGCCGGCCTCGGCGGCGTCCGCGCTGGAAGCGCGCGACTACGTGCTGTACGCGCTGCTCGGCGTGATCTGCGCGCTGCTGGCGGTGGCGGTGATGCGCCTGGTCGGCGCGATCGAGCAGGCGGTCAACCGCAGCCCGCTGCCGCGCTGGGCGCGGCCGGTGGCCGGTGGCCTGATGCTGATCCCGCTGGCGCTGATCACCCCGCAAGTGCTCTCTTCCGGTCACGGCGCGCTGCACCTGGACCTGACCAGCCCGACCTCGCTGCAATGGCTGGGCGTGCTGTTGCTGCTCAAGTGCCTGGCCTCGGGCATCTCGCTCGGCTTCGGCTTCCGCGGCGGCCTGTTCTTCGCCTCGCTGTTCATGGGCTCGCTGGTCGGCGGCCTGTTCGCCGGGCTGTTGAACCTGGGCACCGGCATGGCCCTGGTCGACGGCACCGCCGCCTCGCTGGCGGGCATGGCCGCGCTGGCCGCGGCGGTGGTCGGCGCGCCGATGACAATGGCGATGCTGGTGCTCGAGGGCACCCACGATTTCGTGCTGGCCAGCGCGGTGATGGTGGCGGTGCTGGTGGCCAACACCATCGTGCGCCAGGTGTTCGGCTATTCGTTCTCGACCTGGCGCCTGCACCTGCGCGGCGAGACCATCAAGAGCGCGCGCGACGTGGGCTGGGTCAAGCACCTGAGCGCCGGACGGATGATGCGCCAGGACGTGCACCCGCTCGCCGCCGGCACCTCGGTGGCCGAGTTCCGCCGCTGTTTCCCGCTCGGTTCGGGCGCGCGCGTGGTACTGGAAGACGAACACGGCCGCTATGCCGGTCTGGTGACGCTGGCCGCGGCCTACGCCGACGGCGTGAACGCCGACGCGCCCATTGCCGACTACGCCGGCAACCGCGACGTGGCGCTAAGCGCCGACACCGACGTGGTCACCGCGATGCGCCAGTTCGACCTGACCCAGAGCGACGAACTGGCAGTGGTCGACGCACACGGCAAGGTACTCGGCGTGCTGACCGAAAGCTTCGTGCGCAAGCGCTACGCCGAGGAGCTGGACAAGCGCCAGCGCGAGCTGATGGGCGAGCGGGTGGACGATTGA
- the recQ gene encoding DNA helicase RecQ, giving the protein MQSSAHSVLGRVFGYDQFRGPQQDIVEHVAAGQDALVLMPTGGGKSLCYQIPSLLRDGTGIVISPLIALMQDQVEALRQLGVRAEYLNSTLDGETAQRVERELLAGELDLLYVAPERLLTPRFLSLLERSRIALFAIDEAHCVSQWGHDFRPEYRQLTVLHERWPQIPRIALTATADPPTQREIAERLDLTQARHFVSSFDRPNIRYSVVQKDNSKRQLLDFLRAHRGSAGIVYCMSRRKVEETAEFLAKEGLNALPYHAGLPAEVRAGNQRRFLREDGIVMCATIAFGMGIDKPDVRFVAHTDLPKSLEGYYQETGRAGRDGEAAEAWLCYGLGDVVLLKQMIEKGEAGEDRKRVERRKLDQLLGYCESMQCRRQVLLAGFGETYPQPCGNCDNCLTPAAAWDATVAVQKALSCVYRSGQRFGVGHLIDILRGSDGEKIKQFGHDRLSTYGIGKDLDARAWRGVFRQLVATGLLEVDSDAYGGLRLTDASRQVLKGERQIMMRREAPSRGRERNERSGSPRTGVPVQPQDLGLFNALRDLRAGLAKEQNVPAFVIFHDSTLRNIAEQRPTSLDELAHVGGIGGTKLARYGQQLIDIVLQQG; this is encoded by the coding sequence ATGCAATCTTCCGCTCATTCCGTGCTCGGCCGCGTGTTCGGCTACGACCAGTTCCGCGGCCCGCAGCAGGACATCGTCGAACACGTCGCCGCCGGCCAGGACGCGCTGGTGCTGATGCCCACCGGCGGCGGCAAATCGCTGTGCTACCAGATTCCGTCGCTGCTGCGCGACGGCACCGGCATCGTCATCTCGCCGCTGATCGCGCTGATGCAGGACCAGGTCGAGGCGCTGCGCCAGCTCGGCGTGCGCGCCGAATACCTCAATTCCACGCTGGATGGCGAGACCGCGCAGCGGGTCGAGCGCGAACTGCTGGCCGGCGAGCTGGACCTGCTATACGTGGCTCCCGAACGCCTGCTGACCCCACGCTTCCTGTCGCTGCTCGAACGCAGTCGCATCGCCCTGTTCGCGATCGACGAGGCGCATTGCGTGTCGCAATGGGGCCACGATTTCCGTCCCGAATACCGGCAGCTCACCGTGCTGCACGAGCGCTGGCCGCAGATCCCGCGCATCGCCCTGACCGCCACCGCCGATCCGCCGACCCAGCGCGAGATCGCCGAGCGCCTGGACCTGACCCAGGCCCGCCACTTCGTCAGCTCCTTCGACCGCCCCAACATCCGCTACAGCGTGGTGCAGAAGGACAACAGCAAGCGCCAGTTGCTGGATTTCCTGCGCGCGCACCGCGGCAGCGCCGGCATCGTCTACTGCATGTCGCGGCGCAAAGTCGAGGAGACCGCCGAGTTCCTGGCAAAGGAAGGACTCAACGCCCTGCCCTACCACGCCGGCCTGCCGGCCGAGGTCCGCGCCGGCAACCAGCGCCGCTTTCTGCGCGAGGACGGCATCGTGATGTGCGCCACCATCGCCTTCGGCATGGGCATCGACAAGCCGGACGTGCGCTTCGTCGCGCATACCGACCTGCCCAAGTCGCTGGAAGGCTACTACCAGGAAACCGGCCGCGCCGGGCGCGACGGCGAAGCCGCCGAGGCCTGGCTGTGCTACGGCCTGGGCGACGTGGTGCTGCTCAAGCAGATGATCGAAAAAGGCGAAGCCGGCGAAGACCGCAAGCGGGTCGAGCGGCGCAAGCTCGACCAGTTGCTCGGCTATTGCGAATCGATGCAATGCCGGCGCCAGGTGCTGCTGGCCGGCTTCGGCGAAACCTATCCGCAGCCCTGCGGCAACTGCGACAACTGCCTGACCCCGGCCGCGGCCTGGGACGCCACCGTCGCCGTGCAGAAGGCGCTGAGCTGCGTCTACCGCAGCGGCCAGCGCTTCGGCGTCGGCCACCTGATCGACATCCTGCGCGGCAGCGACGGCGAGAAGATCAAGCAGTTCGGCCACGACCGGCTCAGCACCTACGGCATCGGCAAGGACCTGGACGCGCGCGCTTGGCGCGGCGTGTTCAGGCAACTGGTCGCCACCGGGCTGCTGGAAGTGGACAGCGACGCCTACGGCGGGCTGCGCCTCACCGATGCCAGCCGCCAGGTGCTCAAGGGCGAGCGCCAGATCATGATGCGCCGCGAGGCGCCGAGCCGCGGCCGCGAGCGCAACGAGCGCAGCGGCAGCCCGCGCACCGGCGTCCCGGTGCAGCCGCAGGACCTGGGCCTGTTCAACGCGCTGCGCGACCTGCGCGCCGGCCTGGCCAAGGAGCAGAACGTGCCGGCGTTCGTGATCTTCCACGACAGCACCTTGCGCAACATCGCCGAACAGCGCCCGACCAGCCTGGACGAACTGGCCCATGTCGGCGGCATCGGCGGCACCAAACTGGCCCGCTACGGCCAGCAGCTGATCGATATCGTCCTGCAGCAAGGCTAG
- a CDS encoding SGNH/GDSL hydrolase family protein produces MQIRWPYVLGSGDLCELRLLLDNWYFSYSNNAMVNPGNTLPIQGASLEIGGVVKPITFGGAAGITLDDGANDVLSDPLTPADFALATFARGTTAYVKMLVMFDLSTASNLCNSSARATSQSGARVAWFDPTLTVSSDVYAAGQWTQTGDAVQSRPNGYVPKLVGRHVDAAAKAWLCVGDSLCQGTGDAGSATRVAGLGWMSRAMRDSSDTDASQIGYMNMAVHGSISTLAVVDARSATLARYATHAVVMYGTNDIGLAGTGVSLDTLQTRLSAIYAMLRANAVQKILAAHLLPRTTSTDSWATEANQNYCGGPGGWDSNGIAAQLSAWLAPNMGAAVDAFQHWPSIRGSDDLKFLATGAARYATTDGTHPTTAGYGLMAADVRAQMDAL; encoded by the coding sequence ACGTGCTCGGCTCCGGTGACCTGTGCGAGCTGCGCCTGCTGCTGGACAACTGGTACTTTTCCTACAGCAACAACGCGATGGTCAACCCGGGCAATACGCTGCCGATTCAGGGGGCATCGTTGGAGATCGGTGGCGTGGTGAAGCCGATCACTTTCGGCGGCGCGGCCGGTATCACGCTGGACGATGGCGCCAACGACGTGCTGAGCGATCCGCTCACGCCTGCCGACTTCGCGCTTGCGACGTTTGCGCGCGGGACGACCGCGTACGTGAAGATGCTGGTGATGTTCGACCTGTCCACGGCATCGAACCTGTGCAACAGCTCGGCGCGCGCCACGTCGCAATCCGGAGCCCGCGTGGCCTGGTTCGACCCAACGCTGACCGTCAGCAGCGACGTGTATGCAGCGGGGCAATGGACGCAAACCGGAGATGCGGTGCAGAGCCGCCCGAACGGTTATGTGCCCAAACTGGTCGGTCGGCACGTCGATGCTGCCGCCAAGGCATGGCTGTGCGTGGGCGATTCGCTCTGTCAGGGCACCGGCGATGCGGGCAGCGCCACGCGCGTGGCCGGCCTGGGCTGGATGTCGCGGGCAATGCGCGATTCGAGCGACACCGATGCAAGCCAGATCGGCTACATGAACATGGCCGTGCACGGCAGCATCAGCACGTTGGCGGTCGTCGATGCGCGCAGCGCGACGCTGGCGAGATACGCGACGCATGCCGTCGTCATGTACGGTACCAACGACATCGGCCTCGCCGGCACCGGCGTGTCGCTGGACACGCTGCAGACCCGTCTGTCGGCGATCTACGCGATGCTGCGCGCCAATGCGGTGCAGAAGATCCTGGCCGCTCACCTGTTGCCGCGGACCACTTCTACCGACAGCTGGGCCACCGAAGCGAACCAGAACTATTGCGGTGGCCCTGGCGGCTGGGACAGTAACGGAATCGCTGCGCAACTCAGCGCCTGGCTGGCGCCGAATATGGGCGCAGCGGTCGATGCGTTCCAGCATTGGCCATCGATCCGCGGCAGCGACGATCTGAAATTTCTGGCGACCGGAGCCGCGCGCTATGCGACCACCGACGGCACGCATCCCACCACGGCGGGCTACGGCCTTATGGCCGCAGACGTGCGCGCGCAGATGGACGCGCTGTAG
- the pqqD gene encoding pyrroloquinoline quinone biosynthesis peptide chaperone PqqD — MSALAPDSCPRLAAGVRLQHDRARAQWVLLAPERVIELDEIAHAIVSRCDGARSLAAIAAELAAAFDADPAEVERDVLELAADLHGKRLLRA; from the coding sequence ATGAGCGCCTTGGCGCCCGACAGCTGCCCGCGGCTGGCGGCCGGCGTGCGTCTGCAGCACGACCGCGCCCGCGCGCAATGGGTGCTGCTGGCGCCGGAACGGGTGATTGAGCTTGACGAGATCGCGCATGCGATCGTGTCGCGCTGCGATGGCGCACGCTCGCTGGCGGCGATCGCCGCGGAACTGGCCGCGGCGTTCGACGCCGATCCGGCCGAGGTCGAGCGCGACGTGCTCGAGCTGGCCGCGGACCTGCACGGCAAGCGCCTGCTGCGCGCATGA
- the pqqE gene encoding pyrroloquinoline quinone biosynthesis protein PqqE — MNATVPPPLSLLLELTHRCPLACPYCSNPIALAGLREEMDTAGWRSALDQAAAMGVLQAHFSGGEPMLRKDLPELVAHARALGLYSNLITSGVAGGAPMLAQLAAAGLEHVQLSVQDADAAGADFIAGYRDSLAKKRAFAAAVTALGLPLTINAVIHRHNAERVPAMIELALELGAERLEVAHTQYYGWGLRNRAALMPSRAQIDATVAAVAAARERLGERLTIDFVTPDYYAHRPKACMGGWGQRFVNISPRGDVLPCHAAETLPDMVFENLRERPLAAIWQDGAAFARYRGTAWMPEVCQGCPKREIDWGGCRCQALALSGDAATLDPVCERAPEHAALQALAQRESADAAPAFVYRRPHRTASTAESGAG; from the coding sequence ATGAACGCGACCGTGCCGCCGCCGCTGTCGCTGCTACTCGAGCTGACTCACCGCTGCCCGCTGGCCTGCCCCTACTGCTCCAACCCGATCGCCCTGGCCGGCCTGCGCGAGGAGATGGACACCGCCGGCTGGCGCTCGGCGCTGGACCAGGCCGCGGCGATGGGCGTGCTGCAGGCGCATTTTTCCGGCGGCGAACCGATGCTGCGCAAGGACCTGCCCGAGCTGGTCGCGCATGCGCGCGCACTGGGCCTGTACAGCAACCTGATCACCTCCGGCGTGGCCGGCGGCGCACCGATGCTGGCGCAACTGGCCGCCGCCGGGCTGGAACACGTGCAACTGAGCGTGCAGGATGCCGACGCCGCCGGCGCCGACTTCATCGCCGGCTACCGCGACAGCCTGGCCAAGAAGCGCGCGTTCGCCGCCGCGGTCACCGCGCTCGGCCTGCCGCTGACGATCAATGCGGTGATCCACCGCCACAACGCCGAACGGGTGCCGGCGATGATCGAGCTGGCGCTGGAGCTGGGCGCCGAACGCCTGGAAGTGGCGCACACCCAGTACTACGGCTGGGGCCTGCGCAACCGCGCCGCGCTGATGCCCAGCCGCGCGCAGATCGACGCCACCGTGGCCGCGGTGGCCGCGGCGCGTGAACGGCTGGGCGAGCGCCTGACCATCGACTTCGTCACCCCCGACTACTACGCGCACCGGCCCAAGGCGTGCATGGGCGGCTGGGGCCAGCGCTTCGTCAACATCTCCCCGCGCGGCGACGTGCTGCCCTGCCACGCCGCCGAAACCCTGCCGGACATGGTGTTCGAAAACCTGCGCGAGCGGCCGCTGGCGGCGATCTGGCAGGACGGCGCAGCGTTCGCCCGTTATCGCGGCACCGCGTGGATGCCGGAGGTGTGCCAGGGCTGCCCGAAACGCGAGATCGACTGGGGCGGCTGCCGCTGCCAGGCGCTGGCGCTGAGTGGCGACGCGGCCACGCTTGACCCGGTCTGCGAGCGCGCGCCGGAACATGCCGCGTTGCAGGCGCTGGCGCAGCGCGAGTCCGCCGACGCGGCGCCGGCCTTCGTGTACCGGCGCCCGCACCGCACCGCATCCACGGCGGAATCCGGCGCCGGCTGA
- the hrpA gene encoding ATP-dependent RNA helicase HrpA, translated as MSTIENELATRLRERRDAIDAALTRDRGRLYGLWSRWQAAPGNPALEAAFEQALGQSQSRCQARATAQPAITLDDQLPIAREAERIVALIRAHQVVVIAGETGSGKTTQLPKLCLAAGRGAAGMIGCTQPRRIAARAVAARVAEELRTPVGGAVGFQVRFNDRVGEETRIKFMTDGILLAEIASDRWLSSYDTIIVDEAHERSLNIDFLLGYLKQLLRKRPELKVIVTSATIDTARFAEHFDGAPVISVEGRTFPVEVRYRPLEGESGGADGEGQDRAGERTVNDAIVAAVDEITRLDARGDVLLFLPGEREIRDAHQALERRKYRETEVLPLYARLSNSDQDRVFNPGPRRRLVLSTNVAETSLTVPRIRYVVDPGYARVKRYSPRQKLDRLHIEPISQASANQRKGRCGRVAEGICYRLYAEADFQARPEFTDPEIRRSSLAGVILRMLQLGLGRIEDFPFLEPPDERAVADGWQQLVELGAVGEADRHGLRKLTEIGRKMARLPVDVKLARMLVAAQQHGCLRPMLVIAAFLGIQDPRERPPEAREAADNAHATFADARSEFVGILRLWDGYRQAHEALTQSKLRDWCGRHFLGFLRMREWRELHRQLHLLCEELGWSEEPAAASLLPLLAGAASPPPARDAETSARATRGQLHRAARLAREGRSEPAAVAPVAARPAPPANATDDAPRASERERAAAYQALHRALLAGLPTQVGHRTEKGDFLAPRQRRFLLFPGSTLARKPPPWVLPATLLDTQKVWGMTNAAVEPDWVIAELPHLLARKHFDPHWSRAQGQVLASEQISLFGLVLAPKKPVHYGRIDPPGAHELFVRQGLVPGEIDTRASFVADNQKVLAQAHEEEAKLRRAGIVADEDWQARWYLDRIPGELHSAAGLDAWWKALAPEQRRALHWSLTDLLPGEGSEADRYPKYFALGDARLALHYKFEPGAADDGVTLEVPLHLLNALDVARLSWLAPGFVADKAAALIRSLPKALRRNYVPAPDFARAFYEAFPQPSADDIRGELARFLQRATGAALSALDFDDSALEPHLRMNLRLRDDAGKVLAESRDLEALRARFGDRAGHAFAARAGREMAADGLREFPSAPIPLQVPGEAGVPAYPALVDAGEAAALRIFADRTQAEAAHPRGVRRLLEIALADKVKQARKQLPVSPKTGLLYAAIESQERLRGDLVDAALNALLEEGLDAIRDPGSFAQRRDAAGKQLFGEAMERLKLAEAIMSAAAELKPQLESPLMGWASGNLDDLRAQLAALVHPGFLRETPATALAQFPRYLRAMILRAERAKRDPARDQARMLELKPFVDALAAAAAAGRSTDPQWQALRWDLEELRVSLFAQELGAKPGISAKKLAQRMAGVR; from the coding sequence ATGAGCACGATCGAAAACGAATTGGCCACCCGCCTGCGCGAGCGCCGCGATGCGATCGACGCGGCGCTGACCCGCGACCGCGGCCGCCTGTATGGCCTATGGTCGCGCTGGCAGGCCGCGCCCGGCAATCCCGCATTGGAGGCGGCGTTCGAGCAGGCGCTGGGCCAATCGCAGTCGCGCTGCCAGGCGCGCGCGACGGCACAGCCGGCGATCACCCTGGACGACCAGTTGCCGATCGCGCGCGAGGCCGAGCGCATCGTGGCGCTGATCCGCGCCCACCAAGTTGTGGTCATCGCCGGCGAGACCGGCTCGGGCAAGACCACGCAGCTGCCGAAGCTGTGCCTGGCCGCCGGCCGCGGCGCCGCCGGCATGATCGGCTGCACCCAGCCGCGGCGCATCGCCGCGCGCGCGGTGGCCGCGCGCGTGGCCGAGGAATTGCGCACGCCGGTGGGCGGGGCGGTGGGCTTCCAGGTGCGCTTCAACGACCGGGTCGGCGAGGAGACCCGGATCAAGTTCATGACCGACGGCATCCTGCTGGCCGAGATCGCCAGCGACCGCTGGCTGTCCAGCTACGACACGATCATCGTCGACGAGGCGCACGAGCGCAGCCTCAACATCGATTTCCTGCTCGGCTACCTCAAGCAACTGCTGCGCAAGCGCCCGGAGCTGAAGGTGATCGTGACCTCGGCGACGATCGACACCGCGCGCTTCGCCGAGCATTTCGACGGTGCGCCGGTGATCAGCGTCGAGGGCCGCACTTTCCCGGTGGAAGTGCGCTACCGGCCATTGGAGGGCGAGAGCGGCGGTGCGGACGGCGAGGGCCAGGACCGCGCCGGCGAGCGCACCGTCAACGATGCGATCGTGGCCGCGGTGGACGAGATCACCCGGCTGGATGCGCGCGGCGACGTGCTGCTGTTCCTGCCCGGCGAGCGCGAGATCCGCGATGCGCACCAGGCGCTGGAGCGGCGCAAGTACCGCGAGACCGAAGTGCTGCCGCTGTACGCGCGGCTGTCCAACAGCGACCAGGACCGGGTGTTCAATCCCGGCCCGCGGCGGCGCCTGGTGCTGTCCACCAACGTCGCCGAGACCTCGCTGACCGTGCCGCGGATCCGCTACGTGGTCGATCCGGGCTATGCGCGGGTCAAGCGCTACAGCCCGCGGCAGAAGCTGGATCGGCTGCACATCGAGCCGATCTCGCAGGCCAGCGCCAACCAGCGCAAGGGCCGTTGCGGGCGCGTGGCCGAGGGCATCTGCTACCGGCTGTACGCCGAGGCCGATTTCCAGGCGCGGCCGGAGTTCACCGATCCGGAGATCCGCCGTTCCAGCCTGGCCGGGGTGATCCTGCGCATGCTGCAGCTGGGGCTGGGGCGAATCGAGGATTTCCCGTTCCTGGAGCCGCCGGACGAGCGCGCAGTGGCCGACGGCTGGCAGCAGCTGGTGGAACTGGGCGCGGTCGGCGAGGCCGACCGCCATGGCCTGCGCAAGCTCACCGAGATCGGCCGCAAGATGGCGCGCCTGCCGGTGGACGTGAAGCTGGCGCGGATGCTGGTGGCCGCGCAGCAGCACGGCTGCCTGCGGCCGATGCTGGTGATCGCCGCGTTCCTGGGCATCCAGGACCCGCGCGAACGCCCGCCGGAAGCGCGCGAGGCGGCCGACAACGCGCATGCCACATTCGCCGATGCGCGCTCGGAATTCGTCGGCATCCTGCGCCTGTGGGACGGCTATCGGCAGGCGCACGAGGCATTGACCCAGTCCAAGCTGCGCGACTGGTGCGGGCGCCACTTCCTCGGTTTCCTGCGCATGCGCGAATGGCGCGAACTGCACCGCCAGTTGCACCTGCTGTGCGAGGAACTGGGCTGGAGCGAGGAGCCGGCGGCGGCCTCGCTGCTGCCGCTGCTGGCCGGCGCCGCATCGCCGCCGCCGGCGCGCGATGCCGAGACCAGCGCGCGCGCCACACGTGGGCAGCTGCATCGCGCAGCGCGGCTGGCGCGCGAAGGGCGCAGCGAACCGGCGGCGGTCGCGCCGGTCGCTGCCAGGCCCGCGCCGCCGGCCAACGCAACCGACGATGCGCCACGTGCCAGCGAGCGCGAACGCGCCGCCGCCTACCAGGCGCTGCATCGCGCGCTGCTCGCCGGCCTGCCGACGCAGGTCGGCCATCGCACCGAGAAGGGCGATTTCCTGGCGCCGCGGCAGCGCCGTTTCCTGCTGTTCCCCGGCTCCACGCTTGCCCGCAAGCCGCCACCGTGGGTGCTGCCGGCCACGCTGCTGGACACGCAGAAGGTGTGGGGCATGACCAATGCCGCGGTCGAGCCGGACTGGGTCATCGCCGAGCTGCCGCACCTGCTGGCGCGCAAGCATTTCGACCCGCATTGGTCGCGCGCGCAGGGGCAGGTGCTGGCGTCCGAACAGATCAGCCTGTTCGGGCTGGTGCTGGCGCCGAAGAAGCCGGTGCACTACGGCCGCATCGACCCGCCCGGCGCGCACGAACTGTTCGTGCGCCAGGGCCTGGTGCCGGGCGAGATCGACACCCGCGCCAGCTTCGTCGCCGACAACCAGAAAGTGCTGGCGCAGGCGCACGAGGAAGAAGCCAAGCTGCGCCGCGCCGGCATCGTCGCCGACGAGGACTGGCAGGCGCGCTGGTATCTGGACCGGATTCCCGGCGAACTGCATTCGGCCGCCGGCCTGGACGCGTGGTGGAAGGCATTGGCGCCGGAGCAGCGGCGCGCGCTGCACTGGTCGCTGACCGACCTGCTGCCGGGCGAAGGCAGCGAGGCCGATCGCTATCCGAAGTACTTCGCGCTGGGCGACGCGCGGCTGGCGCTGCATTACAAGTTCGAACCGGGCGCGGCCGACGACGGCGTGACCCTGGAGGTGCCGCTGCACCTGCTCAATGCGCTGGATGTGGCGCGGCTGTCGTGGCTGGCGCCGGGCTTCGTCGCCGACAAGGCTGCGGCGCTGATCCGCAGCCTGCCCAAGGCGCTGCGCCGCAACTACGTGCCGGCGCCGGACTTCGCCCGCGCCTTCTACGAGGCGTTCCCGCAGCCCAGCGCCGACGACATTCGCGGCGAGCTGGCGCGCTTCCTGCAACGCGCCACCGGCGCGGCGCTGAGCGCGCTGGACTTCGACGACAGCGCATTGGAACCGCACCTGCGCATGAACCTGCGGCTGCGCGACGACGCAGGCAAGGTGCTGGCCGAATCGCGCGACCTGGAAGCGTTGCGCGCACGCTTCGGCGATCGCGCCGGGCATGCGTTCGCCGCGCGCGCCGGGCGCGAGATGGCCGCGGACGGGCTGCGCGAATTCCCGTCCGCGCCGATCCCGCTGCAAGTGCCGGGCGAAGCGGGGGTGCCGGCGTATCCGGCGTTGGTGGACGCAGGCGAGGCCGCGGCGTTACGCATCTTCGCCGACCGCACGCAGGCCGAGGCGGCGCATCCGCGTGGCGTGCGCCGGCTGCTGGAGATCGCGCTTGCCGACAAGGTCAAGCAGGCGCGCAAGCAGCTGCCGGTGTCGCCGAAGACCGGGCTGCTGTATGCGGCGATCGAGTCGCAGGAGCGCTTGCGCGGCGATCTGGTCGATGCGGCGTTGAATGCCTTGCTCGAAGAGGGTCTGGACGCGATCCGCGACCCGGGCAGCTTCGCCCAGCGCCGCGATGCGGCCGGCAAGCAATTGTTCGGCGAGGCGATGGAGCGATTGAAGCTGGCCGAGGCGATCATGAGCGCGGCGGCGGAATTGAAACCGCAGCTGGAATCGCCGCTGATGGGCTGGGCCAGCGGCAACCTCGACGACCTGCGCGCGCAACTGGCGGCGCTGGTGCATCCGGGCTTCCTGCGCGAAACCCCGGCCACGGCGCTGGCGCAGTTCCCGCGCTACCTGCGCGCGATGATCCTGCGCGCCGAACGCGCCAAGCGCGATCCGGCGCGCGACCAGGCGCGGATGCTGGAGTTGAAGCCGTTCGTCGATGCGCTGGCCGCTGCCGCCGCGGCCGGACGCAGCACCGATCCGCAATGGCAGGCGCTACGTTGGGACCTGGAGGAATTGCGCGTGTCGCTGTTCGCGCAGGAACTCGGCGCCAAGCCCGGCATCTCGGCGAAGAAGTTGGCGCAGCGGATGGCTGGGGTGCGGTGA